A portion of the Streptomyces platensis genome contains these proteins:
- the ctaD gene encoding cytochrome c oxidase subunit I — MSILNEPQGAAADTAPAAPPVRKKQPGIAVVKWLTTTDHKTIGTMYLVTSFAFFCVGGLMALLMRAELARPGLQIMSNEQFNQAFTMHGTIMLLMFATPLFAGFANWIMPLQIGAPDVAFPRLNMFAYWLYLFGSLIAVAGFLTPQGAADFGWFAYSPLSDAVRSPGVGADMWIMGLAFSGFGTILGSVNFITTIICMRAPGMTMFRMPIFTWNVLLTGVLVLLAFPVLAAALFALEADRKFGAHVFDAANGGALLWQHLFWFFGHPEVYIIALPFFGIISEVIPVFSRKPMFGYIGLIAATISIAGLSVTVWAHHMYVTGGVLLPFFSFMTFLIAVPTGVKFFNWIGTMWKGSLSFETPMLWTIGFLITFTFGGLTGVILASPPMDFHVSDSYFVVAHFHYVVFGTVVFAMFAGFHFWWPKFTGKMLDERLGKITFWTLFVGFHGTFLVQHWLGAEGMPRRYADYLAADGFTALNTISTISSFLLGLSILPFMYNVWKTAKYGEKIEVDDPWGYGRSLEWATSCPPPRHNFLTLPRIRSESPAFDLHHPEIAALDALHNGRATEDDKSLAGGKEAGK; from the coding sequence GTGAGCATCCTCAACGAACCTCAGGGTGCCGCCGCCGATACGGCTCCGGCAGCACCGCCCGTACGCAAAAAGCAACCCGGCATCGCTGTCGTGAAGTGGCTGACGACCACTGACCACAAGACCATCGGCACGATGTACCTGGTCACGTCGTTCGCGTTCTTCTGCGTCGGCGGCCTGATGGCGCTGCTCATGCGCGCCGAGCTGGCCCGTCCCGGCCTCCAGATCATGTCGAACGAGCAGTTCAACCAGGCGTTCACGATGCACGGCACGATCATGCTGCTGATGTTCGCGACGCCGCTGTTCGCCGGATTCGCGAACTGGATCATGCCGCTCCAGATCGGCGCGCCCGACGTGGCGTTCCCGCGGCTGAACATGTTCGCCTACTGGCTCTACCTCTTCGGCTCGCTGATCGCGGTGGCCGGCTTCCTCACCCCGCAGGGTGCGGCCGACTTCGGCTGGTTCGCCTACTCCCCGCTGTCGGACGCGGTCCGCTCGCCGGGCGTCGGCGCCGACATGTGGATCATGGGTCTGGCCTTCTCGGGCTTCGGCACGATCCTCGGTTCGGTCAACTTCATCACCACGATCATCTGCATGCGGGCGCCTGGCATGACGATGTTCCGGATGCCGATCTTCACCTGGAACGTGCTGCTGACCGGTGTGCTGGTCCTGCTCGCCTTCCCGGTGCTGGCCGCCGCGCTGTTCGCCCTGGAGGCGGACCGTAAATTCGGTGCCCATGTCTTCGATGCGGCAAATGGCGGAGCGCTGCTCTGGCAGCACCTCTTCTGGTTCTTCGGCCATCCAGAGGTGTACATCATCGCGCTGCCGTTCTTCGGCATCATTTCCGAGGTCATTCCGGTCTTCTCCCGGAAGCCGATGTTCGGTTACATCGGTCTGATCGCGGCGACGATTTCCATCGCCGGTCTTTCGGTCACGGTCTGGGCGCACCACATGTATGTGACGGGCGGCGTGCTGTTGCCGTTCTTCTCGTTCATGACGTTCCTGATCGCGGTGCCGACGGGTGTGAAGTTCTTCAACTGGATCGGCACGATGTGGAAGGGCTCACTGTCCTTCGAGACGCCGATGCTGTGGACGATCGGCTTCCTGATCACCTTCACCTTCGGTGGTCTGACCGGTGTCATCCTGGCCTCGCCGCCGATGGACTTCCACGTCTCCGACTCGTACTTCGTCGTGGCGCACTTCCACTACGTGGTGTTCGGTACGGTCGTCTTCGCGATGTTCGCCGGCTTCCACTTCTGGTGGCCGAAGTTCACCGGCAAGATGCTGGACGAGCGGCTCGGCAAGATCACGTTCTGGACGCTGTTCGTGGGCTTCCACGGCACCTTCCTCGTCCAGCACTGGCTCGGTGCCGAGGGCATGCCGCGGCGTTACGCGGACTATCTCGCGGCCGACGGCTTCACGGCGCTGAACACCATCTCGACGATCAGCTCGTTCCTGCTGGGCCTGTCGATCCTGCCCTTCATGTACAACGTCTGGAAGACGGCGAAGTACGGCGAGAAGATCGAGGTCGACGACCCCTGGGGCTACGGCCGCTCGCTCGAGTGGGCGACGTCCTGCCCGCCGCCGCGGCACAACTTCCTCACCCTGCCGCGCATTCGCTCCGAATCCCCGGCGTTCGATCTGCACCACCCGGAGATCGCAGCTCTTGACGCGCTGCACAACGGCCGTGCCACCGAGGACGACAAGTCCCTCGCCGGCGGCAAGGAGGCGGGCAAGTGA
- a CDS encoding cytochrome c oxidase subunit 4, with protein MKIQGKMFIWLSVFVLAMAIVYGVWSKEPAGTTALFLAFGLCIMVGYYLAFTARRVDAGAQDNENAEVSDDAGELGFFSPHSWQPLSLAVGGALAFLGVVFGWWLLYFSLPVILVGLFGWVFEYYRGENRTQ; from the coding sequence GTGAAGATCCAGGGCAAGATGTTCATCTGGCTCTCCGTCTTCGTCCTCGCCATGGCGATCGTCTATGGCGTCTGGTCGAAGGAGCCCGCGGGTACCACCGCACTGTTCCTCGCCTTCGGCCTGTGCATCATGGTCGGCTACTACCTGGCCTTCACGGCCCGGCGGGTCGACGCGGGTGCACAGGACAACGAGAACGCCGAGGTCTCGGACGACGCCGGTGAGCTGGGCTTCTTCAGCCCGCACAGCTGGCAGCCGCTGTCCCTGGCCGTCGGTGGCGCGCTCGCCTTCCTGGGCGTCGTCTTCGGCTGGTGGCTGCTGTACTTCTCCCTGCCGGTGATCCTCGTGGGTCTCTTCGGCTGGGTCTTCGAGTACTACCGCGGCGAGAACCGCACGCAGTAA
- the coxB gene encoding cytochrome c oxidase subunit II, producing the protein MSPNGSDRSSRRPMRRKLPQVLAAGLVLATATGCTYKDFPRLGMPTPVTDEAPRILSLWQGSWAAALATGVLVWGLIIWSVIFHRRSRTKVEVPAQTRYNMPIEALYTIVPFIIIAVLFYFTARDESALLKTSKKPDHVVNVVGFQWSWAFNYLENVDGNKSTSAINSSALDAIPDKWKKSAPAGADGVYDVGNPGTRNPQNGNPGPTLWLPKGETVQFVLTSRDVIHSFWVVPFLMKQDVIPGHTNVFEVTPNKEGTFMGKCAELCGVDHSRMLFNVKVVSPERYQEHLKDLAKKGQTGYLPSGIEQTDHARNAETKNQ; encoded by the coding sequence GTGAGTCCCAACGGCTCCGACCGCTCGTCGCGGCGCCCGATGCGGCGGAAGCTGCCGCAGGTGCTTGCTGCGGGCCTGGTCCTGGCGACCGCGACTGGTTGCACATATAAGGACTTCCCCCGCCTCGGCATGCCAACGCCCGTCACCGACGAGGCGCCGCGGATCCTCTCTCTTTGGCAGGGCTCCTGGGCCGCCGCCCTCGCAACGGGCGTGCTGGTGTGGGGCCTGATCATCTGGAGCGTGATCTTCCACCGCCGAAGCAGGACCAAGGTGGAGGTCCCCGCGCAGACCCGGTACAACATGCCGATCGAGGCGTTGTACACGATCGTGCCGTTCATCATCATTGCGGTGCTTTTCTACTTCACCGCACGTGATGAGAGCGCACTCCTCAAGACTTCCAAGAAGCCGGACCACGTCGTGAACGTGGTCGGCTTCCAGTGGAGCTGGGCGTTCAACTACCTGGAGAACGTGGACGGCAACAAGTCGACCTCGGCCATCAACTCCAGCGCGCTCGACGCGATCCCGGACAAGTGGAAGAAGTCCGCGCCGGCCGGTGCGGACGGCGTCTACGACGTGGGCAACCCGGGCACGCGGAACCCGCAGAACGGCAACCCCGGTCCGACCCTGTGGCTGCCGAAGGGCGAGACGGTTCAGTTCGTGCTGACCTCTCGCGACGTCATCCACTCCTTCTGGGTGGTGCCGTTCCTGATGAAGCAGGACGTCATCCCGGGCCACACCAATGTCTTCGAGGTGACTCCGAACAAGGAGGGCACCTTCATGGGCAAGTGCGCCGAGCTCTGCGGTGTCGACCACTCCCGGATGCTCTTCAACGTCAAGGTTGTCTCCCCCGAGCGGTACCAGGAGCACCTGAAGGACCTGGCGAAGAAGGGCCAGACCGGATACCTGCCGTCGGGCATTGAGCAGACGGATCACGCCAGGAATGCGGAGACCAAGAACCAGTGA
- a CDS encoding L,D-transpeptidase has translation MSHRPRTRTVLSCGLLLVPLAVSATACGGSDSEALSANPYDAADQISANTPDGNKKADPDKPLEVSVNGDDARITDVTATDSTGRFVHGELSADGRHWRTTAPLAAGSRYTVRVSTEEDGEPGRKTLVVNTKEADGQLTAAFGPEAGEYGVGQPVTAELSQPVKDPKARAIVESALKVDSMPRVQGAWHWVDDKKLHFRPKEYWPAHATISVHSNLAGLKIAKGLYGGPSKPVKLTTGDRVEAITDAGTHQLTVWRNGETIKTIPVTTGKPGFSTRNGIKVVLGKESFVRMRSSTVGIAAGSGDSYDLPVYWATRVTWSGEYVHAAPWSVGSQGAANVSHGCTGMSTGNAQWFFNTVRVGDIVKVVNSGGDTMTPFDNGFGDWNMPWKEWRDGSALKNSASSTTGAAERVQNPVGEARLRPRI, from the coding sequence ATGAGTCACAGACCTCGAACCCGGACGGTGCTGAGCTGCGGCCTCCTGCTCGTGCCCCTTGCGGTGAGCGCCACCGCGTGCGGGGGCTCGGATTCGGAAGCGCTCTCCGCCAATCCCTACGACGCGGCCGACCAGATCTCGGCCAACACCCCGGACGGCAACAAGAAGGCGGACCCCGACAAGCCGCTTGAGGTGTCCGTCAACGGCGACGACGCGCGCATCACCGACGTCACGGCCACCGATTCCACCGGCCGCTTCGTCCACGGTGAGCTGAGCGCCGACGGCAGGCACTGGCGCACCACCGCGCCGCTGGCCGCCGGCTCCCGCTACACGGTGCGGGTGAGCACCGAGGAGGACGGTGAGCCCGGCCGCAAGACGCTCGTGGTCAACACCAAGGAGGCGGACGGCCAGTTGACCGCCGCCTTCGGGCCGGAGGCCGGCGAGTACGGCGTCGGCCAGCCGGTCACCGCGGAGCTGAGCCAGCCCGTCAAGGACCCGAAGGCCCGCGCCATCGTGGAGAGCGCCCTGAAGGTCGATTCCATGCCACGGGTGCAGGGCGCCTGGCACTGGGTGGACGACAAGAAGCTGCACTTCCGCCCGAAGGAGTACTGGCCCGCCCACGCCACGATCTCGGTGCACAGCAACCTGGCGGGCCTGAAGATCGCCAAGGGGCTCTACGGAGGCCCGTCCAAGCCCGTGAAGCTCACCACCGGCGACCGGGTGGAGGCGATCACCGACGCGGGCACACACCAGCTCACGGTGTGGCGCAACGGCGAGACGATCAAGACCATCCCGGTGACCACGGGCAAGCCCGGCTTCTCCACCCGCAACGGCATCAAGGTCGTCCTCGGCAAGGAGAGCTTCGTACGGATGCGCAGCTCGACGGTCGGCATCGCCGCCGGGAGCGGGGACTCCTACGACCTGCCGGTCTACTGGGCCACCCGGGTGACCTGGAGCGGCGAATACGTCCACGCCGCACCCTGGTCCGTCGGATCGCAGGGCGCGGCGAACGTCAGCCACGGCTGTACGGGCATGTCCACGGGCAATGCCCAGTGGTTCTTCAACACCGTGCGGGTCGGCGACATCGTCAAGGTCGTCAACAGCGGCGGCGACACCATGACGCCGTTCGACAACGGCTTCGGTGACTGGAACATGCCCTGGAAGGAATGGCGGGACGGCAGCGCGCTGAAGAACAGCGCGTCCAGCACCACAGGAGCGGCCGAGCGGGTGCAGAACCCGGTTGGAGAGGCCCGGCTGCGCCCGCGGATCTGA